The Chiloscyllium plagiosum isolate BGI_BamShark_2017 chromosome 4, ASM401019v2, whole genome shotgun sequence region GAGCTCGCTTGTAAATAATGGTCAGTTGGGTGAGTTATCAGAGGACACCCAGCAGCTCTCTAATTATATGTCAGTGAGGTGTGAATGAGATAAAGTAGATAAAATAAACTGTATTTCTTTTCATTAGGAAGCCAACGTGAAAGGCTACTAGTGCAGGAAATCACTTTAGTCAAAAACAGCCAGCACGGACAGGATAATTTGGAGACATCAGTGTTGAGTCTGAAACTTCCGGGaaggaggaaattatttttaGAAAAGTTTCTGAAGCTTTTTTGAAATTCAGAGAAAGAGTGAATTGGAGCCAAGGTGAGGTTTGGATCTTATTTTCTGAACTTTTGTTAAACAATTAATGTTGAAAGAGCAGAAGCATAAATGGGTAAAGAAGATATTGCTGGAATGCaagcaaaagcttctatagatatataaaagggaagagagtaTCTAAGGTGAGTGTTGGTTCCTTGAAAGATGAAACTGGAGAGTTAATAGTGGGGAgcactgaaatggcagagatgctgaaTTAATACTTAGCCTCGGTGGAAGGGGCAAGTCAGAGGCAATAGAAAGGgtagaacttagaacaatcaaCATCAATAGGGAAAAGGTACTCAGCAAACTATTTGGATTAAGAACAGACaagggcctgatggcctacatcctaggGTAATAAAGGAATTTGCAGCGGAGATAGTAGATCCATTGTTTACAGtgttccaaaattccctggaaaTGGGAAaggttcctgtggattggaaaatggcaaatatATCCTTATTATATGCCTTATTCCAAAAGGGAGAGGCAAAATgggggaaattacagaccagttagtttaacatttgTTGTTGGAAAAGagttagaatcaattatcaaggaagcaagatcaggaaaatcaaaatgCTATCCATCATGgttaacatggttttatgaagagcAAATCATGTTTGTCTAATTTGCTGGCATTTTTTTGAAGTAAAGTGGAGAATGGGGATCATGTGGATGTAATaaatctggacttccagaaggtgtttgataaggtgccgcacaaagggttaattcacaaggttggatcatatgggatgAGGGGTAATTTATTAGTCTGGATAGATGACGGGCTGATGGACATGACAGAGAGCCAGGATAAATGTCTTCTTCTTCTGGATGGCACGAAGTTACTGGTGGGGCATCATGGGGTTTGATCTTTGgatcccagctatttacaatctacattaatgactgggATCCAGGGATCGAAGGCTCTAtagtcaaatttgcagacaatgcaaaaaTAGACAGGACGGTAAATTgcaatgagaaaataagaacCTTTCAAATGGACCTAGGTAGGGTAGGAGAGagggcaaaatgtggcagatggagtttaatgtggataagtgtgaggtcatgtatcTGAGTCGGAAAAATAGGAAGGCAACCTATTACCAAAATGGGGAGAGACTTCGGGCTGCtccagtacagagggatctgggtgtcctcattcatgagtcacagaaaactagcatgcatgtacagcagataataaagtaagcgaatggaatgttagcttttacagctaaaggaatagaacataaaggtaaggaagtattattgcagctatacaaggcattggtgagaccgcacctgaagtattgtgcgtagttttggtccccttatttgaggaaggatgttgtggcattggaggcagttcagaggaggttcaccagattgctcccagagatgaggggtttgtcatatgaagaaagattaaacagtttaggcctatactctctggactTCAGGAAAACGAGGGGAGAtccaattgaggtattcaagatgataaaacgtgtggataaaatagacagagagtagatgcttcctcttgtggggcagtgTAGGATGAGAgctcatagtcttaggataagaggtagcaaatttaaaacagagttgaagagaaaccTCTTCCCTcaaagttgtgaatctgtggcattcgctaccccaaagtgtggtggatgctgggacagtgagtaaatttaaggaggagttagacagagttttaattggtaatgggtgaAGGCTCATGGAGAGAAGGCAAGAAAATAGGAGTGAGGAGCACATTAGCCATGCTTGAATGGCGGAgaagactcgatggaccaaatggcctatttttgctcctatatcttatgacctTATGACTATTCCAACAACATGATTTGCAATGTTCTGATTGAATGGATACCTGTAACTGAAACTTGTGGTGCTCActtttaagtttgtttcattcttTTCTGTCCAAAATATTTGCGCACTCTTTTCATTTCTTTGCGATAAGAACACTTCTGTGAAAGAATGTTTAAATTTGCAGAGCTCTTTCTCCTACACCATTCTCAGGCTAACCATTTTTTTTCGCCATTAGTATATCCTCTGTCCACTTCCTCAAGCAGAGACTTACCTTCTTAATTGCCGCACATATCCTGTAATTCTCatcccttttattcattcatggagtgtGGGTGTCATgtttaggccagtatttattgcccgatcctaatttcccagagggcagttgagagtcaaccacattgctgtgggtctggagtcacatgtcaactacaccaggtaaggatggaagttttcttccccaaaggatgttagtgaaccagatggtttttttctgacaattggcaatggatgtATAGTAGTcattaggttcttaattccagatgtttattgaattcaaattccaccatctgtcgtggTGGAAttcgaacccagctccccagaacattacctgggtctctggattaacagtccagtgataataccagaccaagtaaggacagcagattccttcCACAAAGGCCTTTACTATTAATTCTGAGGGAAGGtcaccgaaacgttaactctgatttctcttcagatgctcccagacctacTCAGCTTTccaagcaatttttgtttttatttctgatttccagcattcttagttctttttgtttttaatgaacaATTAGAGCTTGTTTTTACGACAAGCAAGAGTGGTTACATAGTTACCATTAGGCCAgatttttagtttcagattttttaattgaattttaattttccatgtccccagaacattagctagtGCTCCAGATTACTAACTCTCCCGACATTACAACTCCACCACAGCTTTCTTTTCATACACTGCTCTGTAAATTCCTCCCAATATTTTTTTCCATATCTTTCTCACTAGTTGATCTATAGGCTCCATCCAATAGGGTAATAATACTTTTATTGTTTCTAATCTGTAATCAATTAGATTCTGTCCTTTGCTCCTCGAAAAATCTCCTTCCTTCATGATAAAGTTCTCCTtaatcaagatttggaggtgctggtgttggactgggtggacaaagtcagaagtcgcacgacaccaggttatcgtatgacaggtttatttgaaatcacaagctttcgaagttctgccccttcgtcaggtgaaatgTCAAGTGGCTTCatctgacaaagaagcagcgctccgaaagtgtgcgatttcaaacaaacctgttggactagaacctgatgttgtgtgacttctgactttgtccttaTTCAATCCAGACATTTCTCCCTCCACCTTGGGAGAGATTTAAATGATACTTGGATCTCTCAAGACTGTGGCTATCCTTTAATGGCTAAAAGAAAATTGACACAAATTTGTGCTCAATGTTTTATCAGGTTGTAATACCAGGATAACAAATGAACAAGAGGAATGGTGGATACCAGTCACAAAAACAGTATCAACTGTTTCGAGAAAGTGTTCTTCAAAATGCAATACAACTTCACAAAATAAACAAGAGAAACCGTTTTGAATTTATTCTGAGCTTTTGAAAATACATCTAGGGTATATTTTCGAAGACATGGTTTGTTTTCATTCGCACAGTGGGTGATTTTGCATGACATACACAAGTTGTGACTCTGTATGTTTAAGTGTAGGAGCAAGCTAACAGATGCAAAATGAAAGCTTTACTCAAGACCCTCCAGGCCACAAAACATTCAGAAACTGAAAAAGAAACCAATTCTTATTTATTGTCCCTTTTGGGCTTCAAATAATCATAGAGGGGTTCCAGCCCCTCCTGTATGAGGTCTGGCAGTGGTTTTGCTAAGGGGTTGCATTTGACATGAAGGCCCTTATCGAGTGAATGACAGGCTACCCTTTCCAACTCCGTCAGCATGGGCAGGCTTGTCGGGAGATTTTCAATCTCATTATAGTTCACATTAAGGAGCATGAGTGGCCTCAACAGACAGATTGATTTCGGCAGGAACCTGAGCCTATTCTTCTCTGCAATAAATATCCTCATGTTTTCCAGTTGGCCAACgctttcagaaatgctttcaattTTGTTGCAGCCGATGTGCAAGAAGGTTAATCTCCTCATCCGGTAGACACAGGTGGGCAATTGCACAAATCGGTTGTTGCTCAAATTGAGCTTTTCCAGTTGCCTCAGGTCTTCGAAGCTCTCTGGGAGCGATGAAATCATATTGTAAGAGAGACTGAGAACCTGGAGTTTTTTGCAGCGGCTCAGTTCTTGCGGAACTTCTCTGAGACAATTCCAGTCGGCAAACAGGACCTTCAGTTTCCTCAAAGACCCGATTTCTTTTGGCAAAGCAGCCAACTGGTTTCCCAGCAAATTTAGAATAACCAGATTCTGAAGGTTCTCAACACTGGGACTAATGCTCAGAAGAAAATTATGTGACACGTTTAGTTTCTCTACCTCCGTTACCTGCCATGTAATTTTAGGGATTTCTGTCATTTCCATCATTGCTAACCCCAGGGAGTTGTGGCCATAAACAGTCTTCAGCTGACTCCTCAACTCAGCAACCAAAAGTGCTTCGTCCTCTTCTGAAGGTACTGCTTTTTGCCTTTTGATTGATTTCCTTAGCTCttcttttgaaacctcctttGACACACAAATTCCCATCCTTTAATGCCCAGCCTGTGATATATTTTCTGCCAAGGTCTAATTTAGAATTGTTGACCTAAAGACATAAAATTTGCAGTAGTCAATATTATAGACATTATACAAAACCAACAAACTCAATAAGACTAATTGGTGGTCAACATACATACCATTTATGTTACATAAGTTGAATTGTAAACTTATTGCAAcctagttaaaaatcgcacaacaccaggttatagtccaacaggtttaattggaagcactaactttcggaacactgttccttcatcaggtggttgcttaTTTTGTGTCAAGCACGTGCCACAATAGGAAAGTTGGGAATAACGGTGTTGCTATCTTTTGGAATTGTTCATGGTATTGTGGAAGGATCTGCCAGTCACACATACCTACATTACAAGATGTACCAGCTTTCAGATTGATTCACCGAGAATGAGAGCCCATGTTGCAGAACCCAGTATTGAACATCATTATGCCAAATTCCGTACATTTCATAAATGCCCTGACTGCTGAAGTCCACGCATTTGGCTCACAgtattttgttatttattcaaGGGAATGTAGCCACCTCAttgattgcccattcctagttgctctgGTGGGGACTCCTGCAGGCTGTGGTGTATACAGAACCCATGGTGGTTATTGGAAGGATTTTGACTGAGCCACAGGGAAGGAGTGTAATATAGTtctatgtcaggatggtgagtgggttgggGGGGGATCTTGcaggcaggtggtggtggtgtttccatatatctactgcccttgtccttctacaggGTAAAGAACACAGGGTTGGAAGGTCAATTCAAAGGAGCCTggatgagttgctgcaatgcatcttgtaggtgtCACACATTGCTGTCAACGtgtatcagtggtgaagggagggcATGTTGAAGgcaatcaagcagattgctttgtcctggatggtatcaagcttctgcAGTTTTGATGGAGAGGTgcttatccaggcaaatggagagtattccactgCACATCCACATGTGAGTTCTGGATGGTGGACATACATTGGGAGGCAGGAGGTGAACCACTCACCCAGAATTCTGAGCTTCTGACAATTGTTATCTAgctggtccagttaagtttcaGTTCCAGTTTCTCGAGTGTGCACTACTTAAAGAAAGAGCTGAGGAAACTGGGAAGACTCAAGATCACAGCTTTCAGGAAAaggttttcatttgttcatggattGTGCCTGCTACAgataagaccagcatttattgtgcattcttAATTACTTATGACGAGCCTTCTTCATGTAATTATAGTTATAGTGCTGTTAGGAGAGAAGTTCCAAGtcttggcccagtgacagtgtagGAACGATAACATattcccaaaaatgtgcaggttaggtgaattggccatgctaaattgcctgtagtgttaggtgcaagggtaaatgtaagggaatggtctgggtgggttgcgcttcggcgggtcggtgtggacttgttgggccgaagggcctgtttccacactgtaagtaatctaagtaatcaaGATTGACTTGGAGCAGAACTCGCTGGAGTGGTATTCCGAGGTACCTTTTTCCTTTCCTTTGCTCGGTGTTAGAGACCAcaagtttggaagctgctgtcgaaggagccttggtgagttgtagtgcatcttggagatggaaCACACTATTGCTGCTTtatgtcagtgttggagggagtgagtgttgaAGATTCAAAGCATTTGTATCCATCCTAATGTCTGAtgcccaatcatccagtcagtatGTTTTACCTGAATTCTcaacattgtttttacctaaatgtaAGTatattaaaacaatgactgcagatgctggaaaccagagcctagattagagtggtgctggaagagcacagcagttcaggcagcatccaaggagcagtaaaatcgttTAACCTAGCAGAGATTTTAAATGAGTGGAATTGCACTGTTACCTTCCTGATGGCACAAGGCAAGGAAAAAATCTACTTggtgctttattttatttttacactttcttCCTGAAATTAGTTAAGTGGACTTTAAAAGGCAGTGCAGTCTCAACCCAAAAATACAAATAACAGATAAAATTAGATGCTAATCCATGGAAACTACCTTGAGCATTGACTGCATTGTGTGCCTATATAGTTCTCCTGATAATTAGCTAATTATGGCTTCATTTAGCTGCTCAAGAATGATCTCTTGACTACCCATAAGCAATGCCACAAGGCAGTATTTTCACTCTGTGTATAATTCATACCTACACACTTACTTTTATGGTGATCAAAGCATTGATAAGTTAGCTGATCTCTGAGTGCTGGTCATGATATAAGTCAGAGGCTCAGCAATGGAGCTGTTTCTGTTAAAGCTATTGTTAACTAATAGAATGAGCTTGACTAAGTTTGTATTAAAGTATATTGACTCCTCTGACCATTATTGTCCATTATTATACATATACATATAAGACCCACTCCTTTACACAGGAATCTGCTCAATTCTTTCCAGTTTTAAGGTTAAGAATGCATAGCAGAGATCACATGTAAAATATATCAGTTGAAGTTAAATTTCAGAAGGAGGGACTTGATTGCAATTTTGAATATTGCAGTTCTGGTTAAAATCCACTGGAGGGATGGGTCAGATAAAGGAAAAAGCCTAATCCACCACTTTTCTTcgagcaaaaaaaaacattaattccaAAAAAGTCTTAATCTGATGGGAGAAGGAAGTTTTGTGATATACAATGGGAAGAGATGTTTGAATGTGTTACCCGACATGTGGTATTTACTGTATTTTGGTACCAACTTGTATATAACAAGACCTCTTTGGCAATCTTGTGAAGGATGCCCCACTTGGGAGTCTTCACTGAAATTCCAGCAGAAAAACCCCACTTACCACAGTAAGTGGTGTCATagcaatggagagggagcaatTCAGCAAAGTGCACAACGTTACTTTGCTTATGGGAAGTCTATATATTGTCCGCACACGACAGAAAGGATAGGGGAAAGACCCAACTCAAACTTGAATATTACCTAATTGTAAAAAAATGCTATCAGTTTTCCGAAGGCTATGGCAGTAAGAAAATAGAATGGCATAAAATAATCTGGAATCTTAGCTATTCATGCATCACACGGGAGCCATTTTTAATCTCCTTACTTTAGTTTTATTACTTCACTTCCAAAAGCTTTAGTAAAATGCTTACATGCACACCACGATTCTaacagatgtgtgtgtgtgtgtgtgtatatatatagagCGAGAGAGTTTAAAATGTTTAACACTGTGTCAAGTACAGAACTCCATCAAATCACAATTCAGTTGTGTCCACTCTACAAATATTTAATAATCACCAACACTGGAGTTGCTCAAAGCAGAATTCAAATTAGGATAAAAATGAGTTgcaatattattttttaaatacttACGATGAATAAATTCAAGTCCTCTAGTTGAACTCCGTCTCATAGACAGCACTTTTGTAAGTGTGGATGAGGTTAGTTTAAGTGAGACCAAGTTTTAGAATGCAGCTGCTTCTGTCACTTGGCTTCATGGAAGAGTGGTAAACCTGCTGGTATACAAATAGATCGCTCATATTACTCTGGTGGAGAAGGATTTTAAACAGGAGTCTGAATCCCATGTTCAGTAACGTAAAACAATCTTTATTCCTACGTGTGGTAGAGGCCAGAGACTGCCCTGAGTCTGACTTTTCACATGGGGCCCAGTTGctgtctaaattaaatttcagatTGGAGGTCAGTGACACTCTACCTTTCCCAGTAAAGTGCAGGATATTTATACATACTGTGTTACCATGTTTACATGCAACATTGACATCAGTGTTTGCCACATCCCCTCTGACCTAAACATCCAATCCTGTGTATACACAATCAATGATGGGCAACTCCATGGTCCACCTTATGTCCTCTCACCATCTTGTGATGTTTGCCAGATCCCCAATCACCTATGATTATTAACCACATTCTAACACCAATTGTTATGTGCCTTCCTAGAATTCTGCCAGCAGCAATGTATACTTGCTTACTACTATTGACTTTTCACACACAGTCATGCAATTCATACCCTTTGCTGACCTTTGTACAGAAGATTAAAAAGGGATGTTTATTTCTACCAATTATTATAATATTTGTAACATCAGCTCTAATGTCAAGTTACTTATAAAGTTATACATAGCATTAGATTtaactatgattctgtgacaaaaCTAACTATTatgggaacagcttctctcttCTCTGACTTGCAAAGCAGTTCTTGAGGTCATAGTGACCCTAGTTCAAAACTgtttctgcccccaccccccaaccttgcTGTATTATTTGTCTCTTGGTTCTATTCCAAGGTTACCTTGTttatacctttttttttattgttctcaTCTTGATGACGGAGGTATTAACTGCCTTCAGAAATTTAATTCTCCGATATTAAACTTCTATCCTTGTGTGAATATGTGTCTACTCTAATATGGAattataattatttaaaaagcttcatcggatgctgcctgacctgctgtgctgttccagcaataaagtttcaactctattCCAAGGTTACCTTGTTTATACCTTTATTGTTCTCATCTTGATGACGGAGGTATTAACTGCCTTCAGAAATTTAATTTTCCGATATTAAACTTCTATCCTTGTGTGAATATGTGTCTACTCTAATATGGAattataattatttaaaaagcTTCATCCCAGGTAGGTCAAACTTTCTCTTTTAAGTTCGTATAAAGTCTGAAATCTCTGATCAGATGGTTTCCATCTCCGTTGCCTTATCAGAGTCTTACTCTAGTCACATCTTACTCCTACTCAGAGACATTTTGTTGTCTTGCTGTGAAGGTTTGAGTCAAATGAAATGCAGCATCAGCTAAAATGTCCTTGCAATGTCTGTGTTAGTTGAAAAGATAACCCCTAATAGCCATTATTTCATACTCCGTCAgggcagctctgatgaagagtcatccagactggaaatgttagcttgctttctctccatggatgctacctggcccgttgtgatttccagcgttttctttttattttcagttcaccTTGACATCATTGTCTTATATGCTGACTTGGGCTTGAAGGTTGCTTTGCAATGTGGAATGATGCTGACAGtacggttcaattcctgcaccatttCAGGTTACCattaaggactctccttctcaacctctctgctCACCTCCGCCAAGGTGACCCTCAGATTCACACACCAGCAATTGTCTCTCCAATAAGAAAGCAGCCCTATGAACTGGTGCCTTTACTTTAACACGAAATAATGTGACAATGCGTGTGTCGTCTCTTCACTTTCCTCTGTCCTATCTGATACATGCTTCTTTAATACATTTCACTGCTACAGAATTTCAGAGTATCATATTTTGACAGCACAGGACCAATCACAGAAATAAAGCTAATAGGAGCATgcgtagaccattcagcccactgctgTATTCAGGAAGACCACAACTGATCTACATTTcctggaaaattgatgtttcgggcaaaaacccttcaccaggaatcctgaaaaatcgattttcctgctccttggaagctgcctgacctgctgtgcttttccagcaccactctaatctagactctgatttcgagcatctgcagtcctcacttttgcctgatctACATTTCGACCTACTCCTGATAACCAATGACTCCTTTGTTAGTTATAAATCTATTTATCCCTGCCTTTAACATAATCGGTGACCTGATGTCTACGGCTATCTGGGAGGACAGAGTCCCAAAGTCTCACTATccttattcttcttgccaaagtggtcAAGTTCATATGTTCCCACATTGTACATCCCCTGACAATTTGCTTTGCCATTTCGCTTAACCTAACCTTATATCCTtgtcacaatttattttcttgccaATATTTGTATCACCAGTAATTCTAGCAACCATGCATTTGGgccattcatttatataaattcgAAACAATTCCGGCTCCAACAACCATCCCTGTGGTACTTGACTTGTTCCATCctgtcaacctgaaaatgacccagtTATGCCCAAACTATGCTCCCCATAAGCCATTTCTTCTCTCTTCTAATACTCTATCCATGCGAAAATGCTACCCTGTACACCATGAACCTTTTATTGTGCATcagcctttgatgtggcaccttgtcaaatgccttctggaaacttgtgggcagcacggtggcacagtggttagcactgctgcctcacagcgccagagacccgggttcaattcccgcctcaggcgactgactgtgtggagtttgcacgttctccccgtgtctgcgtgggtttcctctgggtgctccggtttcctcccacagtccaaaaatgtgcaggtcaggtgaattggccatgctaaattgcccgtagtgttaggtaaggggtacatgtaggggtatgggtggattgcgctttggcgggtcggtgtggacttgttgggccgaagggcctgtttccacactctaatgtaatctaatctaatcttaagagCACTTCATCCACAGGTTTGTCATTATCCACAATGCTCGTTACTTCCCCAAAGAACTCTGACAAGTTCATCAAACATGAgctccctttcacaaaactgtgctgattCTGCCTCATTGTACTATGGTGTTTTAAGAGCCTTGCGAGAACATCCTTAATAGATGCCAACTTTCTTCCCTGTGACAGATGTCTGATTAGTTTAGTTTCTTGCTCTCTGTTCCCCTCTTCTCTTGAATTATAAGATCCACACTTCCAACCAAACATTCTTTTTACCATAAAGATAAGTGGGAGGAATGATTTTGGGACTTGGGAGTGCCTATGGGACCTGCCCATTTTATGATATGGCACTCTTTACTGAAGTGTCATGGTGACCTTAATGACTAGGAGTtcaccgaagggcctgtttcacactgtagggagtctaatccaCTGTAGGCCTGATGTGAAATCTCCACTGCCATCCTTTCGACTTCCCCTTTCTCTCCAACTTCCTGGAATCCCAAATTATCGCCTGTCTTTCCTGATGTAATCCCTTCACAATCAGGTTTTCCATAGACCAAATTGGCATATATCAAAGTCACAAATACCATCCTAAGTGACTGTGGCAAAGGTAAACCATGCCTTTTATCCTTTAGCATGAGTGACCACACCATCCCTCTCTTAGTTACCCCACCCTTCTCCACCCA contains the following coding sequences:
- the LOC122549535 gene encoding leucine-rich repeat-containing protein 30-like, producing the protein MGICVSKEVSKEELRKSIKRQKAVPSEEDEALLVAELRSQLKTVYGHNSLGLAMMEMTEIPKITWQVTEVEKLNVSHNFLLSISPSVENLQNLVILNLLGNQLAALPKEIGSLRKLKVLFADWNCLREVPQELSRCKKLQVLSLSYNMISSLPESFEDLRQLEKLNLSNNRFVQLPTCVYRMRRLTFLHIGCNKIESISESVGQLENMRIFIAEKNRLRFLPKSICLLRPLMLLNVNYNEIENLPTSLPMLTELERVACHSLDKGLHVKCNPLAKPLPDLIQEGLEPLYDYLKPKRDNK